One Watersipora subatra chromosome 4, tzWatSuba1.1, whole genome shotgun sequence genomic window carries:
- the LOC137393126 gene encoding proliferating cell nuclear antigen-like → MFEARMSDSSVMKRLMEAITTLIEDGSFDVSSKGLSLQAMDSSHVALVSMCLRNEAFDPFRCDRNLSLGVQFKQMSKIIKCAGNNDVMTMKAEDDGDVLNLVFESSNGERMSEFAMKLTDIDSEQVGIPETEYSAIIKMPSSEFARVCRDLSNFGESVTICVTKDGLKFSVKGDSSNASMKFSQTGSGDDNNDVTIDLNDPCTLTFAVKYLTHFCKASSLSERVTLSLSNDNPLVVEYKIGDGLGHIRYYLAPKMMDDD, encoded by the exons ATGTTTGAAGCACGAATGAGTGACTCTTCAGTTATGAAGCGGCTGATGGAAGCCATCACAACTTTGATTGAGGATGGCTCATTTGATGTTTCTTCGAAAGGATTGAGCTTACAAGCTATGGATTCCTCTCACGTTGCTCTCGTCTCCATGTGTTTAAGAAATGAAGCCTTTGATCCATTCAGATGCGACCGAAATCTCTCTCTCGGAGTACAGTTTAAGCA AATGTCAAAGATAATTAAATGTGCAGGAAATAATGATGTTATGACCATGAAAGCAGAAGATGATGGTGATGTTCTTAATCTAGTTTTTGAGTCATCAAATGGAGAAAG GATGTCGGAGTTTGCCATGAAACTAACTGACATCGATAGCGAGCAAGTTGGGATCCCAGAAACAGAATACAGTGCAATCATAAAAATGCCCTCAAGTGAGTTTGCCAGAGTATGCCGTGACTTGAGCAACTTCGGAGAATCCGTGACCATTTGTGTTACTAAAGACGGACTGAAGTTCTCTGTTAAAGGAGATAGCAGCAATG CGAGCATGAAGTTCTCACAGACCGGATCAGgcgatgataataatgatgtgACGATTGACCTTAATGACCCTTGCACTCTGACCTTTGCTGTAAAATACCTAACTCACTTCTGCAAAGCGTCTTCCCTCTCTGAGCGTGTCACACTATCTTTGTCAAATGATAATCCCCTTG TTGTTGAATATAAGATCGGAGATGGATTGGGACACATACGATACTACCTCGCACCTAAAATGATGGATGATGATTGA